A stretch of the Actinoalloteichus fjordicus genome encodes the following:
- a CDS encoding DUF5753 domain-containing protein, whose protein sequence is MAPESPTIAIWELGLRLRERRYLLGLTATESGRLARCTQAHVSEIERGRTRATKDKLTRLIKAYEFDADETAELWKLHEHGGQRGWWNKYTGIFSNELLRFFGYEHGAESVRTYSGGLIPGLLQTEEYIRAVIRGAAPNLRLSEEELRVTARKTRQQRLAGDDPLHLTAVISEATLRQRVGGIAVLHGQLEHLMTLMEQHSENLDVRVIPFTAGGFDALDGSSFHLVGFASPRLPTLAWQETITSTALIDHTMTVREYTLAYHQAEERALDREESLRLIRDAAKELS, encoded by the coding sequence ATGGCACCGGAGTCGCCGACCATCGCAATCTGGGAACTGGGACTCCGGCTGCGCGAACGGCGCTACCTCCTCGGGCTCACCGCCACCGAGTCGGGCAGGCTGGCCCGCTGCACTCAGGCACACGTCTCGGAGATCGAACGCGGCCGCACCCGAGCCACCAAGGACAAGCTGACCCGCCTGATCAAGGCATACGAGTTCGACGCCGACGAGACGGCCGAGCTGTGGAAGCTGCACGAACACGGCGGACAGCGCGGCTGGTGGAACAAGTACACCGGGATCTTCAGCAATGAGCTCCTGCGGTTCTTCGGCTACGAGCACGGCGCGGAGAGCGTGCGGACCTACAGCGGCGGGTTGATTCCCGGCCTGTTGCAGACCGAGGAGTACATCCGCGCCGTCATCCGAGGCGCCGCGCCGAACCTACGGTTGTCCGAGGAGGAGCTGCGCGTCACCGCCAGGAAGACGCGGCAGCAACGACTCGCTGGCGACGATCCACTGCACCTGACCGCCGTGATCAGCGAGGCGACCTTGCGGCAGCGCGTCGGCGGCATTGCCGTACTCCACGGTCAGCTCGAACACCTCATGACGCTCATGGAACAACATTCGGAGAACCTGGACGTTCGCGTGATCCCTTTCACGGCGGGCGGCTTCGACGCACTCGACGGCTCCAGCTTCCATCTCGTAGGTTTCGCGAGCCCACGGCTGCCGACGCTGGCATGGCAGGAGACGATCACGTCCACTGCGCTGATCGATCACACGATGACCGTCCGGGAGTACACTCTGGCCTATCACCAGGCAGAAGAGCGCGCACTCGATCGCGAGGAATCCCTTCGCCTGATACGGGACGCCGCCAAGGAGTTGTCGTGA